In Plasmodium knowlesi strain H genome assembly, chromosome: 7, one DNA window encodes the following:
- a CDS encoding thioredoxin-like protein 2, putative has product MNRFRHRLGRVNLPTLAGRTRRFIFTEIKKIEDYVQKVKSGKLVVAQFGASWCAPCKKMKPIVKKLGEENEEIESLYVDIDELPELGESEDINELPTILLRKNGKYLDKIVGMNEEQLLQAVNAHKAPKEGEA; this is encoded by the exons ATGAACAGGTTCAGGCATCGTTTAGGCAGGGTCAACTTACCAACCCTGGCAGGAAGGACACGCAGGTTCATTTTCACG gaaataaaaaaaattgaagattaCGTGCAGAAAGTCAAATCGGGAAAGCTAGTGGTCGCACAGTTTGGAGCGTCCTGGTGTGCACCCTGTAAGAAGATGAAGCCAATA GTGAAGAAACTGGGCGAAGAGAACGAAGAAATCGAATCTCTTTATGTGGATATTGATGAGCTCCCAG AGCTCGGAGAAAGTGAAGACATAAACGAACTGCCAACCATTCTGCtgcgaaaaaatggaaaataccTCGACAAAATTGTTG GCATGAATGAAGAGCAACTACTACAAGCAGTGAACGCGCACAAGGCTCCCAAAGAGGGGGAAGCCTGA
- a CDS encoding zinc binding protein (Yippee), putative has protein sequence MGRSFKVFLSNYVYSCSECGNHLSDPTELVSTSFRGRTGPAWLFSKVINVCEGQYEDRMMTTGQHTIVDIYCNNCRNNVGWKYEDSSEESQKYKKGKYILEKALLSFLVIDQHGREHEFELKSSDCDF, from the exons ATGGGAAGATCATTCAAGGTTTTCCTGAGCAACTACGTATACAG CTGTTCCGAATGTGGGAACCACCTGTCAGACCCCACCGAGCTAGTGTCCACGTCATTCCGAGGGAGGACAGGCCCCGCTTGGCTTTTCTCCAAAGTAATAAATGTTTGCGAAGGACAATACGAAGACAGAATGATGACCACAGGCCAACATACCATCGTGGATATTTATTGTAACAACTGTAGAAACAATGTGGGGTGGAAGTATGAGGATTCATCGGAGGAATcacagaaatataaaaaagggaagtacattttggagaaggcactgctttcctttttggttATAGACCAACATGGAAGGGAGCATGAATTTGAGTTGAAGTCGTCTGACTGTGATTTTTGA
- a CDS encoding histone deacetylase 1, putative has protein sequence MSNRKKVAYFHDPDVGSYYYGAGHPMKPQRIRMTHSLIVSYNLYKYMEVYRPHKSDVNELTLFHDYEYVDFLSSISMENYRDFTCQLKRFNVGEATDCPVFDGLFQFQQSCAGASIDGASKLNHHCADICVNWSGGLHHAKMSEASGFCYINDIVLGILELLKYHARVMYIDIDVHHGDGVEEAFYVTHRVMTVSFHKFGDYFPGTGDITDIGVHHGKYYSVNVPLNDGITDDAFVDLFKAVIDKCVQTYRPGAIILQCGADSLTGDRLGRFNLTIKGHARCVEHVRSYNIPLLVLGGGGYTIRNVSRCWAYETGVVLNKHHEMPDQISLNDYYDYYAPDFQLHLQPSSIPNYNSPEHLSRIKIKIAENLRNIEHAPGVQFAYVPPDFFDSEIDDECDKNQYELKDDSGGGRAPGTRSKEHSTTHHLRRKNYEDDFFDLSDRDQNIVL, from the coding sequence ATGTCGAACCGGAAGAAGGTGGCATACTTCCACGACCCCGATGTAGGGAGTTATTACTACGGAGCAGGCCATCCGATGAAGCCACAGAGAATCCGAATGACACACTCGCTAATCGTGTCGTACAATTTATACAAATACATGGAGGTGTACAGACCACACAAGAGTGATGTGAACGAGTTGACTCTCTTCCATGATTACGAATATGTAGATTTCTTATCTTCCATTTCCATGGAAAATTATCGTGATTTCACATGCCAATTGAAACGTTTCAATGTAGGAGAAGCGACAGACTGTCCTGTCTTTGATGGGTTATTCCAATTTCAGCAGTCGTGTGCAGGTGCATCCATAGATGGAGCTTCTAAGCTGAACCACCACTGTGCTGATATCTGTGTAAATTGGTCTGGAGGATTACACCATGCAAAGATGTCAGAAGCTAGTGGCTTCTGCTATATTAACGACATAGTTCTAGGTATTCTTGAATTGCTGAAATACCATGCACGGGTGATGTACATAGATATAGATGTTCACCACGGGGATGGTGTAGAAGAAGCTTTTTATGTTACTCATCGGGTTATGACCGTATCCTTTCATAAGTTTGGAGATTATTTTCCTGGCACAGGAGATATTACCGATATCGGAGTACATCATGGAAAGTATTACAGTGTTAATGTGCCCTTGAATGATGGCATAACGGATGATGCCTTCGTTGATTTATTCAAAGCGGTTATAGATAAATGTGTTCAAACATACAGACCAGGGGCAATTATACTACAGTGCGGAGCGGATAGTCTTACAGGTGACAGATTAGGAAGATTCAATTTAACGATAAAAGGGCATGCCAGATGTGTGGAGCATGTTCGATCGTATAATATACCTCTCCTTGTTTTAGGTGGAGGAGGATATACCATTAGAAATGTATCAAGGTGTTGGGCGTACGAAACAGGTGTTGTCTTAAACAAACACCATGAAATGCCAGACCAAATAAGCTTGAATGACTACTACGATTATTATGCTCCAGATTTCCAACTACATCTGCAACCATCGAGTATACCTAATTATAACTCTCCTGAACACTTGAGtcgcataaaaataaaaattgcggAAAATTTGCGGAACATAGAACATGCACCGGGGGTTCAGTTTGCCTATGTACCTCCCGACTTCTTCGATTCAGAAATTGATGATGAGTGTGATAAAAACCAGTATGAGTTGAAGGATGATAGTGGCGGAGGTCGCGCGCCAGGTACCAGGTCAAAGGAACACTCTACCACGCACCACTTGCGCAGGAAGAATTACGAGGACGATTTTTTCGACCTCTCCGACAGGGACCAGAACATCGTCCTGTAG
- a CDS encoding armadillo repeat protein, putative, whose protein sequence is MATSESCNANVLDAREAYLASSRENDVLREKLITCQREKQEDQENRTSMENKKNVNINNIHKFINKLKNASAAKLEERYLQTLLEDIKHLNISKYLSEIFNCLLDLVHDVNKYADVFVLVNFIRYVHEHYEHVSEHIDRIIFAKYFRLHEEDKNYFFLVFYELYNNISESSFSSNSTFCSSSRGSGPTSSVSISGPDGVANGGASDRENNIVQENEKPPVEGDGNSCDRLTRQLKELQTFQKAKAMAMKNLHTHMCKEGRETDPFVLEHDLFSNEGKETRGWKSNQSDQRAYIKEMLNDPNVLKKIKKQNKKRKVLLCMYLELVLNGICKNRDLLTYMFMNMSFFFTLNLDCQLTDKDRIALSLSVQEKRDVNSYTTKSDVLRSVKKYLSLSTVVTYDYVFTNAGTLFCDGFDSTVGLSGNTAKGSDNTSGDTISNTHSESNVASTTSTIALHLGEVKNHVLNFLHVFYYSSMVNLLIYLYGEHLINEYSIDRKNNPCQMEDYNFFSVYDMCQKLCSYLDLAVPSLDVIQIVGIQKLGMKDASVKHIKLFDKMKNNNRKDKDGSGDDSICFWANEEEKAFYTKFPNYSNINISLNEEEEDANAANVTSVGNASNAADPSNIANGSNPTDSGNPDNCTGLEATGRKDPKKGFQKYLEKLLHMNSEKELQDHVMTFLLNYNTKRKRKLVANNITHINQVVLNLIPFYCRYVAIINVYRKDMAVTIVEEVKRITEKLIKEKLPCQNKKNKCIKYICELAKFKLLDITYILDVLHLLSENFTSDHAELCLYILENCSLLLINNAKTHIRFINLLQKIKKMKSSKNLSTSFDLLFEECYIKIEQECDPKKKNLKKNKIKSKYSKENLKKKNFLKKLLFDDIEKISVEEISTHMRKFNWDDVFFTSLLRKYIFKFLMYMSIYQISNLASLLFYIAMHRPYFVTQIIDELYERIVHIIERNDFKKFSLLIQYAHLFSELFVYRMLSSSSVLDMLYFLVALSDTDMANFHHVANIHRLFHENRLAALEERNNPVENKPENGTSKNGDHFSFDNYANPAHKFLFINKRSPVFRNLLQDPDCSSFINIKMICIIVERCGKYFQNAPLLKFKLTKFFLIFIRFLRVQEPLPVYITHLTNNIVDMFCKDMLVLTTAKQVDKYLLKLLRCEYKVYLSITSRGVDAMGGIHAEQRNSSLFVTEEELTFRLDPEDATPEQHKDIGRGKLKGNTRRVEVGYPHGGRSGPQRKTGEYNYGVAYRDRYGGSLPGTQVKSITTEDNVSKKDLQDSHVKQEDATANEDIDKEINAIIKSSILENRSCQSRRDAPQNIKNATLYGKLLGRVGKPVGVKCVK, encoded by the coding sequence atggcgacCTCAGAAAGTTGTAATGCCAACGTGTTGGATGCTCGCGAAGCATACCTTGCAAGTTCCAGAGAAAATGATGTATTGCGAGAAAAATTGATAACGtgccaaagggaaaaacagGAAGACCAAGAGAACAGAACCTccatggaaaataaaaaaaatgtgaacataAATAACATTCACAAATTTATTAATAAGTTAAAAAATGCCAGTGCAGCCAAGCTAGAAGAAAGGTATCTTCAAACATTGCTAGAAGACATTAAGCATCTTAATATATCCAAGTATCTGAGCGAGATATTTAACTGTCTTTTGGATTTAGTTCATGATGTGAACAAGTACGCTGATGTGTTCGTTCTTGTGAACTTCATAAGATATGTGCATGAGCATTACGAACACGTAAGTGAACACATCGATAGgataatttttgcaaaatactTCCGGCTACATGAGGAAGACAAGAATTACTTCTTTCTCGTGTTCTACGAATTGTATAACAATATCAGCGAATCGAGCTTTTCCAGTAACAGTACTTTTTGTTCCTCGTCCAGGGGAAGTGGGCCCACTAGCTCTGTGAGCATCTCCGGCCCGGATGGAGTTGCCAACGGTGGTGCAAGTGACCGTGAGAACAATATTGTGCAGGAAAATGAGAAGCCCCCTGTAGAGGGAGATGGGAACTCGTGCGATAGGCTGACGCGCCAACTGAAGGAGCTGCAGACTTTCCAGAAGGCTAAAGCCATGGCGATGAAAAACCTGCACACGCACATGTGCAAGGAGGGGCGCGAAACGGACCCATTCGTTCTAGAGCACGACCTGTTCTCAaacgaaggaaaggagacAAGGGGGTGGAAGAGCAACCAATCGGATCAAAGGGCATACATAAAGGAAATGCTAAACGATCCGAATgttctgaaaaaaataaaaaaacaaaacaaaaaaaggaaagtactTCTCTGCATGTACTTGGAACTGGTTCTAAATggaatttgcaaaaataggGATCTCCTCACTTATATGTTTATGAATAtgtcatttttcttcacgCTTAATTTGGACTGCCAATTGACTGATAAGGACAGGATTGCCTTGTCTCTGTCTGTGCAGGAGAAGCGCGATGTGAATTCTTATACGACAAAATCAGATGTGCTTCGCTCTGTGAAGAAGTATCTCTCTCTCAGTACGGTGGTAACGTATGACTATGTCTTCACCAATGCGGGCACGCTGTTTTGTGATGGTTTCGATAGCACTGTTGGCCTAAGCGGTAACACGGCTAAAGGAAGTGACAACACTTCTGGCGATACCATCAGTAATACCCATTCCGAATCTAACGTAGCCAGTACCACCTCCACCATCGCTCTCCATCTGGGCGAGGTGAAAAATCACGTGCTGAACTTCCTCCACGTGTTCTACTATAGCAGCATGGTTAACCTCCTGATCTACCTCTACGGAGAGCACCTCATAAACGAATACAGCATCGATAGGAAGAACAATCCTTGTCAGATGGAAGATTACAACTTTTTTAGTGTGTACGACATGTGCCAGAAACTGTGTTCCTACTTAGACTTGGCAGTGCCCAGTTTGGATGTCATACAAATTGTGGGCATCCAAAAGTTGGGGATGAAAGACGCCAGCGTCAAGCACATAAAGCTTTtcgacaaaatgaaaaataataacaggAAGGATAAGGATGGGTCGGGTGATGATTCTATTTGCTTCTGGGCCaatgaagaggagaaagCCTTTTACACCAAATTTCCTAACTATTCCAACATCAACATTTCGTtgaatgaggaagaggaggacgCGAACGCAGCGAATGTCACATCTGTCGGCAACGCCTCGAACGCAGCTGATCCTTCCAACATTGCTAACGGGTCGAACCCAACTGACTCGGGCAATCCCGATAACTGCACTGGCCTGGAAGCGACCGGCCGGAAAGACCCCAAGAAGGGATTCCAGAAATACCTAGAGAAGCTGTTACACATGAACAGCGAGAAGGAGCTCCAGGATCACGTGATGACATTCCTTCTTAACTACAATACGAAACGGAAACGAAAACTCGTGGCGAACAACATCACACACATCAACCAGGTGGTGCTAAACCTGATCCCCTTCTACTGCCGATACGTAGCCATCATTAATGTCTACAGGAAAGACATGGCGGTAACCATAGTAGAGGAGGTGAAGAgaataacagaaaaattaataaaagaaaaacttccttgccaaaataaaaaaaataagtgcaTAAAGTACATTTGTGAGTTAGCCAAATTTAAGCTTCTAGATATCACGTATATTTTGGACGTACTACATTTGCTGAGTGAGAATTTTACATCGGATCACGCGGAGCTGTGCTTGtacattttggaaaactGTTCTCTCCTCCTAATTAACAACGCAAAGACACACATACGATTCATAAACctgttacaaaaaataaaaaaaatgaagagctcGAAGAATCTCTCCACGTCGTTCGATTTGCTCTTCGAAGAGTGCTACATTAAGATAGAGCAAGAATGTgatccgaaaaaaaaaaatttaaaaaaaaataaaataaaatcgaAATATTCAAAAGAaaatctgaaaaaaaaaaatttcttaaaaaaactACTTTTTGATgacatagaaaaaatatcggTGGAAGAGATAAGCACCCACATGAGGAAGTTCAATTGGGATGATGTGTTTTTTACGTCTCTGTTGAGGAAGTacatttttaagtttttaaTGTATATGAGTATCTACCAGATTAGTAACTTAGCGTCTTTGTTATTCTACATCGCAATGCACAGACCTTACTTCGTTACGCAAATTATAGATGAATTGTATGAGCGTATCGTACACATTATCGAGAGAaacgattttaaaaaatttagctTACTCATTCAGtatgcacatttattttctgaACTGTTTGTTTATCGAATGCTTAGTTCTAGCAGTGTGTTGGACATGTTATACTTTTTGGTGGCCCTTTCCGACACAGACATGGCAAACTTCCACCACGTGGCTAACATCCATCGACTCTTCCACGAAAACCGCCTCGCAGCTTTGGAGGAACGAAACAACCCTGTGGAGAACAAACCTGAAAATGGCACTTCTAAAAATGGAGACCACTTCTCCTTCGACAACTATGCAAACCCAGCTCACaaattcctcttcatcaaCAAACGTAGCCCAGTGTTCCGTAACCTACTCCAGGACCCAGACTGTAGCAGCTTCATTAACATCAAGATGATCTGCATAATCGTTGAAAGGTGCGGGAAGTATTTCCAGAACGCTCCTTTACTCAAATttaaattaacaaaattcttcttaatttttatcaGATTTTTGCGTGTGCAAGAACCCCTCCCTGTTTATATTACCCACTTAACGAATAACATCGTAGATATGTTTTGCAAAGACATGCTGGTGTTGACCACGGCTAAGCAGGTAGACAAGTACCTCCTGAAACTTTTAAGGTGTGAGTACAAAGTGTACCTGAGCATCACCAGCAGAGGTGTAGATGCTATGGGGGGGATACATGCTGAGCAGCGCAActcctccctttttgttaCCGAGGAGGAATTAACCTTTCGACTCGACCCGGAAGATGCTACTCCGGAGCAGCATAAGGACATAGGCCGTGGTAAGCTGAAGGGAAATACCCGTAGAGTGGAGGTGGGATATCCCCACGGGGGTAGAAGTGGGCCGCAGAGAAAAACGGGTGAGTACAACTACGGTGTTGCTTACAGAGATCGCTATGGAGGTTCCCTCCCAGGTACGCAAGTGAAGAGCATTACAACAGAGGACAATGTCTCGAAGAAGGATCTACAGGACAGCCACGTAAAACAGGAGGATGCAACTGCCAACGAAGATATCGACAAGGAAATTAACGCAATAATTAAATcatccattttggaaaatagGTCTTGTCAGAGCAGGAGGGACGCCCCGCAAAACATTAAGAACGCCACGCTGTATGGAAAGCTTCTCGGCAGAGTGGGTAAACCCGTTGGTGTGAAATGTGTCAAATGA
- a CDS encoding parasitophorous vacuolar protein 5, putative, whose amino-acid sequence MIAKIFFFFMFILYSSVRASDPPKNDGIVHVITKNIDLKQLQGTFYEISTNASDKIFPGLLCRCTKYDFSGLKRDGNISYILVNFSCDRNYLFGEQKSEMTFKLILNKPIDENTTTVEEFNASIYLVEGNQQILLNNNVNIIYAEANEQNEYEHIIIAGQKSTEPMIIMSKYRTVLLETYNKLLNSLYLAGYEPSLLSWPFIIQTDQTFCD is encoded by the exons atgattgccaaaattttcttcttttttatgttcattttgtattCCTCCGTGAGGGCATCTGACCCCCCCAAGAat GATGGAATTGTTCATGTGATTACAAAGAACATCGACCTGAAACAACTCCAAGGAACCTTTTATGAAATTTCAACGAACGCTTCTGATAAAATATTCCCAGGATTATTATGCAGATGCACCAAGTACGATTTCTCAGGCCTAAAAAGAGATGGCAACATAAGTTACATTTTGGTGAACTTCTCCTGTGACAGAAACTACCTCTTCGGAGAACAGAAATCCGAAATGACCTtcaaattaattttaaacaAACCAATTGATGAGAACACCACCACCGTCGAAGAATTCAACGCCAGCATCTACTTAGTTGAAGGAAACCAACAAATCCTACTGAACAATAATGTAAACATTATATATGCTGAGGCCaacgaacaaaatgaatacgAACACATTATCATCGCTGGACAAAAATCTACCGAACCAATGATCATCATGTCCAAGTACAGAACCGTCTTGCTCGAAACATACAACAAATTATTGAACTCCCTCTACTTGGCTGGATATGAACCATCCCTCCTCAGCTGGCCATTTATCATCCAGACCGATCAGACCTTCTGTGACTAA
- a CDS encoding protein kinase, putative, producing the protein MQRIRKEDYLGKCKNRDDFVYTHVRDILSHQPFDEILEYQNGDVYIGTIKNKKRHGYGYYIYKEIGSVYEGEWIENAKSGYGTLYNEQGIVYSGEWLNNISHGFGCTYTNEQLFLGTYKFGLMDGVGILKKNTSYNFCLFQSNRKKCKIKITKHMDIYLHYYKKEKLFLKENLNAFFPIYTDSSISRSVRKQIFEHLFGVDKSFVQFFAKRETNGCGSGCGSGCGNDCGNGNGKGKPRGGFLSYVNYESKINFLKGLISKGAKGGIGQEGQPDGSVCSTDESVSNFIPKGETNQGSAFNFFPLHEDMNPRGDLPSRETLKDSTRPNKRNEGRYAPFVEASVEGANCLYNSSDFLNVLPHLKLMDLLYKSDSEIDSEFCPDATPCSASSAEQHFKVKKKIAVPIRSVFHSNFGSREKRITRVKGQGRRRRLKLYKLLVGRCCKVGYGGDKGESTLSNENSESTAVCRGVQWGSGDSIQCVSRKAEINRNIFRGKAIAGSRREMARMQVQEQMQRQMKRQMKRQGKRQRKKASLMAQTPSTITRLLSYLKYKNKKNKIECIYQWRSYHIFVLLHLFGLHNYITSFKYNQINGFHFFTLNRKMLRMLGVEKNHHIYFLLNFVNSFSHLHNTYLQMLVSFGNIRGDALVTFSSIPKSELVVLRRLDRCSVGKASYLCYYANAPVRLKMFSRKERAVGPSSGGVSGDERDDLPDGASICDDGTVEGTNAHLTNPLVTAAQKFLFDEHQLNNIGESILDGWASIKSNLVNLESHEMFKRLKGRDFHAKTQVEGIKQKEKSEKEDAQDRPATLMERVQRRIEFMKEHFILSNLRHPNVIKYIGNVISRKKEKFGLVFEFLSGMYLHDIIYTVSASPQGEGQTREEEGENKTCMKALRNENIVKLFYEIASALFYLHSKHIVHGNIESKNIFVSEDGGGIKLCNFEKASIESYYDYKVNASGVNSIYESNKRSHLLYQSYRWGSAERSEKAKEHIDDVPYTHGRNKHIRHIKYVEGEKMNLPLPYITCMNEIQNINTTMNSPLLLFQAKKFDKRNVRCDDAYAAPEVLREEEHTDKGDIYSFGVVMYEVLFGTLPFRGNYMPPFFWLCTSFKQKYIYIDIKKLHGKFSNRRLFHLVVSKILLVMRQCLNPEPTCRPDSAYLCRHFGRLLGELKECSL; encoded by the exons ATGCAGAGAATTCGAAAGGAAGATTACCTCGGCAAGTGTAAAAACCGAGACGACTTTGTTTACACCCACGTGAGGGACATACTATCCCATCAACCCTTCGACGAAATT TTAGAATATCAAAATGGGGATGTGTACATCGGTACGATCAAGAACAAGAAGCGACACGGTTATGGCTACTACATCTACAAGGAAATTGGGAGCGTCTATGAGGG AGAATGGATCGAAAACGCGAAGAGTGGCTACGGAACGTTGTATAACGAGCAGGGAATTGTCTACTCTG GCGAATGGCTGAACAACATTTCCCACGGATTTGGATGCACCTACACAAATGAGCAGCTCTTCCTTGGGACGTACAAATTTGGACTGATGGATGGAGTGGgaatattaaagaaaaacacgAGTTACAACTTTTGTTTGTTCCAAtcgaacaggaaaaaatgcaaaataaaaattacgaaacatatggacatatatCTTCATTACTataagaaggagaaactttttttgaaggaaaatttaaatgccttttttcctatataCACGGACAGTAGCATCTCACGTTCGGTGCGCAAGCAAATTTTTGAGCATCTGTTTGGTGTAGACAAATCTTTTGTGCAATTCTTTGCAAAGAGGGAGACAAATGGTTGCGGAAGTGGTTGCGGAAGTGGTTGCGGAAATGATTGTGGAAATGGTAACGGAAAAGGCAAACCCCGTGGAGGCTTCCTAAGCTACGTAAACTATGAATCGAAGATAAATTTTCTGAAGGGGCTAATTAGTAAAGGGGCTAAAGGAGGAATAGGACAGGAGGGACAACCTGACGGTAGTGTCTGTAGCACGGATGAATCTGTTTCGAATTTCATCCCCAAAGGGGAGACAAACCAAGGCAgtgcttttaatttttttccacttcatgAGGATATGAATCCAAGGGGGGATTTACCCTCAAGGGAGACATTGAAAGATTCAACAAGGCCTAACAAGCGTAATGAGGGAAGGTACGCCCCCTTTGTGGAAGCGTCAGTAGAGGGTGCAAACTGTTTGTATAATTCAAGTGATTTTTTGAATGTTCTTCCACACCTTAAATTGATGGACCTCCTTTATAAATCCGATTCGGAAATCGACAGCGAGTTTTGCCCAGACGCGACTCCATGTAGTGCCTCCTCTGCAGAACAGCACTttaaagtgaagaaaaaaatagcggTACCAATCCGTTCAGTTTTCCATTCAAACTTCGGTTCGCGGGAGAAGAGGATAACAAGAGTGAAAGGgcagggaagaagaaggagattAAAATTGTATAAGCTACTTGTGGGTAGATGTTGTAAGGTGGGCTATGGGGGGGACAAAGGAGAAAGTACCTTATCGAATGAGAATAGTGAATCTACTGCAGTGTGCAGGGGTGTACAGTGGGGGAGCGGAGATTCGATACAGTGTGTATCAAGGAAGGCGGAAATTAATAGGAACATATTCCGCGGAAAAGCCATTGCGGGGTCAAGAAGGGAAATGGCACGGATGCAGGTTCAGGAACAGATGCAGAGACAGATGAAGAGACAGATGAAGAGACAGGGGAAGAGGCAAAGAAAGAAAGCGTCTTTAATGGCGCAAACGCCATCAACCATCACACGCCTGCTGAGCTAcctaaaatacaaaaacaagaaaaacaaaatagagtgCATTTATCAGTGGAGGAGTTACCATatatttgttcttctccATCTGTTCGGCCTGCACAACTACATAACTTCTTTCAAGTACAACCAAATAAATGGCTTCCACTTTTTCACCCTTAATCGGAAAATGCTAAGGATGCTGGGGGTGGAGAAAAATCATCAcatatatttccttcttaacTTTGTAAATTCATTTAGCCATCTACATAATACGTACCTGCAAATGCTCGTCAGCTTCGGGAATATAAGAGGGGATGCCTTGGTAACATTCAGCTCCATTCCCAAGTCGGAGTTGGTTGTGCTCAGGCGGTTAGACAGATGCAGCGTTGGGAAGGCATCGTACCTGTGTTACTATGCAAACGCCCCCGTGAGGTTGAAAATGTTTTCACGGAAGGAGAGAGCAGTGGGCCCATCTTCCGGAGGGGTGTCAGGTGATGAGCGGGATGACCTACCAGATGGTGCTTCTATCTGTGATGATGGCACTGTCGAAGGGACGAACGCACACTTGACAAATCCTCTGGTTACCGCCGCGCAAAAGTTTCTCTTCGATGAACACCAGCTTAACAACATAGGGGAAAGCATCTTGGACGGCTGGGCCAGTATCAAAAGTAACTTGGTGAATCTGGAATCGCACGAAATGTTTAAACGTTTGAAAGGAAGGGATTTCCATGCAAAGACTCAAGTAGAAGGAATcaaacagaaggagaaaagtgaaaaagaggATGCACAGGACAGGCCTGCAACCTTGATGGAAAGGGTCCAAAGAAGAATAGAATTCATGAAGGAGCATTTTATCCTATCAAATTTGAGGCACCCCAATGTGATCAAATATATAGGCAACGTTATAagtaggaagaaggaaaaattcggTTTGGTTTTTGAGTTCCTGAGTGGGATGTATCTCCACGATATAATATACACCGTAAGTGCCTCCCCTCAGGGGGAAGGACAAACGCGTgaagaagagggagaaaataaaacctGCATGAAGGCACTAAGAAATGAGAATATTGTTAAGCTTTTTTACGAAATCGCATCTGCATTATTTTACTTACATAGTAAACATATAGTTCATGGAAATATAGagagcaaaaatatattcgtGTCGGAAGATGGCGGGGGCATTAAGCTGTGTAACTTTGAGAAAGCCTCCATAGAGAGTTACTACGATTATAAGGTAAATGCATCGGGGGTGAATTCCATTTACGAATCAAACAAGCGGTCGCACCTGTTGTACCAGTCATACCGATGGGGAAGTGCCGAGAGAAGTGAAAAGGCAAAGGAGCACATAGACGATGTTCCTTACACACATGGAAGAAACAAACATATTAGGCATATTAAATACgtagagggagaaaaaatgaatttgcCTTTACCATATATAACCTGCATGAATGAAATCCAAAATATAAACACGACGATGAACTCTCCTTTGCTACTTTTTCAAGCCAAAAAGTTCGACAAGCGAAATGTTCGTTGTGATGACGCTTATGCCGCTCCAGAGGTAttaagagaagaagaacataCAGACAAGGGTGATATCTACTCATTTGGAGTTGTCATGTATGAAGTTCTGTTTGGTACTTTGCCATTCAGGGGTAATTATATGCCACCCTTCTTTTGGTTGTGCACTTCCTTTAAGCAGAAGTACATTTATAtcgatataaaaaaattgcatggGAAATTCTCTAATAGAAGGCTGTTCCATTTGGTAGTGAGTAAAATTCTACTGGTCATGCGTCAGtgccttaacccggaacccacttgtAGACCCGACTCAGCGTATCTGTGCAGGCACTTCGGACGTCTCCTGGGAGAGCTCAAGGAGTGTAGCCTATAG